A stretch of DNA from Thalassospiraceae bacterium LMO-SO8:
CGATCTGCACCGACGCCTGGCCGGGGTAGAACGAGATCTCGTCCGGCAGGTTTTCGACCGGCCGGGTCGAGGTGACACGAAAGGTATCCTCGCATTTGGCCGAGGGATTGCCCCAGCGGTCCTCGCCCTTGAGGCCCAGCAAAAAGGTCTCGCCCACCCGTTTCAGGGTCGGCAGAACGGCTTTGTAGAGCACGGGCGGGCCGGACACGATCTCGATCGACGGTGTGTCGGGCAGCTCGACGTAGTCATAGGTCGCGAAGGCGTCGACCAGGATGCGGAACTGGAATTCCTGTTCCTGAAACGTCTGCATGCGCACGCCCGGGCCGCCGAACCGGCGGTCGCCGATGCGGATCACGATGCGGTCGCCTTCACTGAGGAACCCGCGCACGACCTTGATGTAGAGCGTCTTGTCCCAGGGCCGAAAGTTGCGCTTGAGGTCGTATTCCATATGCAGGACGGCGCCGTTGGACGCCTGGGCCGAGACGTAATTGGCGCCTTCCGGGTCGTCCATCTGCAACCTGCCCAGGTCCGAGGCGAAGCGGTGCACGATCTTGAGCGAGCCGGAATCGTCGATCCCGAACTTGCCCGCCGTGTAGATGACGAAAAAGGATTGGAAACTGCCCGCTTCCACCGGCCCCAAGGGGGCGATGGAGACGGAGCCCATTTCCTCCGGCAGATAGGTCGAAAGCGGCATACCTCCCACGTCCCCCAGTTTACCTTGATCGGTTCAGGGATCCTGACAATTCCCGGCACGAACCTCAGTGCGGCTAATATTCATCCATCGGCTGGCAAGAGGCAACAAAGAGGGAAGCCGCCGGAACCTCAGTCGCCGCCGTCCTCGGTCTCGCCGGGTAGGGAAAATCCCCCGTCCCGCTGATAGACCTTGATGAGCGACGCGTCGTCCTGGCGGCCCAGCCCCATGTCCTTGGCCTGCTGGTATCGGCCGAACGCCGTTTCGGAAATCGGCAGGGGAAGGTCCAGTTTCTCACCCTGCGCCAGCACGATGCCCAGATCCTTGATGAAGATATCGACGGCGCTTTTCGGGCTGTAGTCGTTGTCCAGCACATGGGGCACCCGGTTTTCGAACATCCAGGAATTCCCCGCCGAGGCGGTGATGACCTCGAACACCGTCTTGGCGTCCAGGCCGCTTTTGATCGCCAGCGCCATGGCCTCCATGGCCGTCGCGATATGCACGCCGGCCAACAGCTGGTTGACCATCTTCATGGTCGATCCGGGGCCGGGCCCGTCGCCCAGTTCGAACACCTTTTCCGCCACGGCGTCGAGCAACGGGCGGGCCTTGGCGAAGGCCGCCGCCGAGCCCGAGGCCATGACCGACAGCCTGCCCGCCGCCGACTTGACGGGCCCGCCGGAAATCGGCGCGTCGAGATAGAGCGCCCCCTTGGCTTCGGTCATCCTGGCCAGGGAAACGGCCGTGTCCGGCGGCATGGTGGCGCAACCGAGAACCACCGCCCCCGGGGCCAGGGTGTCGAGCACCCCGTCGGGGCCGGTCAGGACGGCTTCGACCTGCTGCGCGTTGACGACGACCACGGCGATGGCGTCCGCCCCCCGGGCGGCATCCGCCGGAGTCTGGGCGGCCCGGCCGCCGCCGGCGGCGAAGGCGTTGCGCGCATCCTCGGAAATGTCGCAGCCGGCCGTGTCGAT
This window harbors:
- a CDS encoding NAD(P)-dependent oxidoreductase, with the protein product MTAYRAAVIGLGAMGMGMAKSLVAAGIDTAGCDISEDARNAFAAGGGRAAQTPADAARGADAIAVVVVNAQQVEAVLTGPDGVLDTLAPGAVVLGCATMPPDTAVSLARMTEAKGALYLDAPISGGPVKSAAGRLSVMASGSAAAFAKARPLLDAVAEKVFELGDGPGPGSTMKMVNQLLAGVHIATAMEAMALAIKSGLDAKTVFEVITASAGNSWMFENRVPHVLDNDYSPKSAVDIFIKDLGIVLAQGEKLDLPLPISETAFGRYQQAKDMGLGRQDDASLIKVYQRDGGFSLPGETEDGGD